In Denitratisoma sp. DHT3, one DNA window encodes the following:
- a CDS encoding helix-turn-helix domain-containing protein — MGLLLTTDAIAVDDRVDWWQERTAEIFGAEYAITPDRHQAFSLDMEAETAHGVPLVLLKGSGSAHLATRREGADGACNIAVHLQIQGHYTAYSEDRETHVKPGDLFIHRIGPPSTIQFHENYQEVCVILPESMLDPSRRDRTPFSDVAIPATSGTAAVLADYLRSLAAHAAVLNEPDSAADLSSFTTSLLNATLRSSSGASTPPPSGLRSYHLSSIKRFAITHLNLPSLNVDFIAAGVNLSARYIHRLFEDEPQSLMRWVMKERLERAYNQLRQADCRLSICKIAYAWGFSDHAHFSRSFQKYFGISPREARMGEPRTP; from the coding sequence ATGGGTTTGTTGCTGACGACCGATGCAATTGCCGTCGATGACCGCGTCGATTGGTGGCAGGAACGCACAGCCGAAATCTTCGGTGCCGAATACGCGATCACACCCGACCGGCATCAGGCGTTCAGCCTTGACATGGAAGCCGAAACGGCACACGGAGTACCGCTGGTTCTTCTGAAGGGCAGCGGCAGCGCCCACCTCGCCACGCGAAGGGAAGGAGCGGACGGCGCCTGCAATATCGCCGTACACCTTCAGATACAGGGCCACTACACCGCATACAGCGAGGACAGAGAAACCCATGTCAAGCCTGGCGATCTTTTCATACATCGCATCGGCCCACCCAGCACCATACAATTCCATGAGAATTACCAGGAGGTCTGCGTCATTCTGCCGGAGTCGATGCTCGATCCGAGTCGCAGGGACAGAACTCCGTTTTCCGATGTCGCCATTCCCGCCACCTCGGGAACCGCCGCCGTGCTGGCGGATTATCTGCGGTCATTGGCGGCCCATGCCGCGGTTCTCAACGAACCGGATTCCGCAGCGGATCTGTCGTCGTTCACGACCAGCCTGCTGAATGCAACCCTGCGATCATCGAGTGGCGCTTCGACACCGCCCCCATCCGGGCTGCGCTCGTACCATCTGAGCAGCATCAAGCGCTTTGCCATTACGCATCTGAACCTTCCCTCGCTCAACGTCGATTTCATCGCCGCTGGCGTCAATCTGTCGGCTCGTTACATCCATCGTCTGTTCGAGGACGAGCCACAGTCCCTGATGCGTTGGGTGATGAAAGAGCGTCTCGAACGGGCTTACAACCAGCTCAGGCAGGCGGATTGTCGTCTGTCGATCTGCAAGATCGCTTATGCGTGGGGGTTCAGCGATCATGCCCATTTTTCACGCAGCTTTCAGAAATACTTCGGCATCTCCCCCCGTGAGGCGCGCATGGGTGAACCCAGGACGCCATGA
- the gloA gene encoding lactoylglutathione lyase: MRVLHTMIRVGDLERSIAFYTEVLGMRLLRRHDYPDGKFTLAFVGYGSEAAGAVIELTYNYGVDAYELGNAFGHIAIAVPDAAAACAAIRRRGGKVAREAGPMRHGSTVIAFVEDPDGYRIELIEEKP; this comes from the coding sequence ATGAGAGTGCTACACACCATGATCCGCGTCGGCGACCTGGAACGTTCGATCGCCTTCTACACCGAAGTGCTGGGCATGCGGCTGCTGCGCCGCCACGATTACCCAGACGGAAAATTCACCTTGGCCTTCGTCGGCTACGGCAGCGAGGCCGCCGGCGCGGTGATCGAACTGACCTACAACTACGGCGTGGACGCGTACGAGCTGGGCAATGCCTTCGGCCACATCGCGATCGCGGTGCCCGACGCCGCCGCGGCCTGCGCGGCGATTCGCCGGCGCGGCGGCAAGGTGGCGCGCGAGGCCGGACCGATGCGGCACGGCAGCACCGTCATCGCCTTCGTCGAGGATCCCGACGGCTACAGGATCGAATTGATCGAGGAAAAACCATGA
- a CDS encoding energy transducer TonB — protein sequence MLVMVAVHAALALSLLLGQRFVPTSVDDAAPMMVQIVAQSLQETVRAAEKVRPAPEVSKVQVTQPVAEPVPEQAVSVPQQAAVPTPVASSKNSSAEPLPTTTQPRFDAAYLNNPTPIYPNLSRRLKEQGTALLRVHVNADGSVAQIELSRSSGYGRLDQAAIEAVRLWRFVPARRGDLQMAAWVVVPIDFSLTG from the coding sequence ATGCTCGTGATGGTTGCGGTGCATGCGGCGCTGGCCCTGTCTTTGCTGTTGGGACAGCGGTTTGTGCCCACCTCGGTGGATGACGCGGCGCCGATGATGGTGCAGATCGTCGCCCAGTCATTGCAGGAGACTGTCAGGGCCGCCGAGAAGGTGCGCCCCGCGCCCGAGGTTTCGAAAGTCCAGGTGACGCAGCCTGTCGCAGAGCCGGTGCCCGAGCAGGCGGTGAGTGTGCCGCAACAGGCCGCGGTTCCGACCCCGGTGGCGAGCAGTAAGAACTCGTCCGCCGAACCGCTGCCGACGACGACACAGCCCCGATTCGATGCCGCCTATCTGAACAACCCGACGCCGATCTATCCGAACCTCTCCAGGCGGCTCAAGGAGCAAGGAACGGCGCTGCTGCGGGTGCATGTCAATGCGGATGGCAGCGTAGCCCAGATCGAACTCAGCCGCAGCAGCGGCTATGGACGGCTTGATCAGGCAGCCATCGAAGCCGTGCGTCTATGGCGCTTCGTCCCGGCACGACGGGGTGACTTGCAAATGGCCGCCTGGGTTGTCGTGCCCATTGATTTCTCGCTGACCGGATGA
- the glyS gene encoding glycine--tRNA ligase subunit beta, which translates to MKQTLLIELLTEELPPKSLARLAQAFHEQVQKSLIEAGFVEAGNEGRESRWFATPRRLALQFSDVLATQPDRVIEKKGPAVASGVDAAGKPTKALEGFMRSAGVEFAQLEKQNDGKAEYFVARIARTGEALSLHLAGFVEAALKKLPVAKLMRWGDSEVQFVRPVHGLVMLHGSAVVAGEVLGLASGRATRGHRFMGNGGAIEIGDADEYAQTLLDQGKVVACYQQRRDMIRAQLDQAAAGRDLTWLRDEALLDEVTALVEHPTVYEAGFEAEFLAVPQECLILTMQANQKYFPLMDAAGKLTNRFLVVSNMAVADPTNIVEGNARVVRPRLADAKFFFETDRKTPLANRVAKLAKVVYHNKLGSQGERVERLVKLSGAIARRLNVDAAQAERAALLAKADLVSDMVGEFPELQGIMGRYYAAHDGEAPAVADAIEAHYKPRFNGDSLPAGNVAAAVALADKLDALVAFFGIGQIPTGDKDPFGLRRAALGVLRILMESPLPLDLASLISDAAATFPVGRLATGFEAQLLDFMLERLRNLLKDTGHEQRLVDAVLALMPTRIDAVPAKLAAVKAFVALPEAEALAAANKRIVNILKKAEGSAREVDVALFQESAEKALFTQVTAIAPQVHSQVANADYTGALTALAGLRGAVDTFFDDVMVNADEPLLRANRLALLHQLAGLMNQVADISRL; encoded by the coding sequence ATGAAACAGACACTATTGATCGAACTCCTCACCGAGGAACTGCCGCCCAAGTCGCTGGCCCGCCTGGCCCAGGCCTTCCATGAGCAGGTGCAGAAATCCCTGATCGAGGCCGGCTTCGTCGAGGCCGGTAACGAGGGGCGCGAGAGTCGCTGGTTCGCCACGCCGCGCCGTCTGGCGCTTCAATTTTCCGACGTGCTGGCGACGCAACCCGACCGCGTGATCGAGAAGAAGGGCCCGGCCGTGGCTTCCGGCGTCGACGCCGCAGGCAAGCCCACCAAGGCGCTGGAAGGCTTCATGCGCTCGGCCGGCGTCGAGTTCGCCCAACTGGAGAAGCAGAACGACGGCAAGGCCGAGTATTTCGTCGCCCGCATCGCCAGGACCGGCGAGGCGCTGTCGCTGCATCTGGCGGGCTTCGTCGAGGCCGCGCTGAAGAAGCTGCCGGTGGCCAAGCTGATGCGCTGGGGCGATTCCGAAGTGCAGTTCGTGCGTCCGGTGCACGGCCTGGTGATGCTCCATGGCTCGGCCGTCGTCGCCGGCGAGGTGCTGGGTCTGGCGAGCGGCCGCGCCACCCGCGGCCACCGCTTCATGGGCAACGGCGGCGCGATCGAGATCGGCGACGCCGACGAATACGCCCAGACCCTGCTCGACCAGGGCAAGGTGGTGGCCTGCTACCAACAACGACGCGACATGATCCGCGCGCAGCTCGACCAGGCCGCCGCGGGCCGCGACCTGACGTGGCTGCGGGACGAGGCCCTGCTCGACGAAGTCACCGCCCTGGTGGAGCACCCGACGGTGTACGAAGCCGGCTTCGAGGCGGAATTCCTCGCCGTGCCGCAGGAATGCCTGATCCTGACCATGCAGGCCAACCAGAAGTACTTCCCCCTGATGGATGCCGCCGGCAAGCTCACCAACCGCTTCCTGGTGGTCTCCAACATGGCGGTGGCCGACCCGACCAACATCGTCGAGGGCAACGCCCGCGTGGTGCGACCGCGCCTGGCCGACGCCAAGTTCTTCTTTGAAACCGACCGCAAGACGCCGCTCGCCAACCGCGTCGCCAAGCTCGCCAAGGTGGTCTATCACAACAAGCTGGGCAGCCAGGGCGAACGGGTGGAGCGGCTGGTGAAGCTCTCCGGCGCGATCGCCCGCCGCCTCAACGTGGATGCCGCCCAGGCCGAGCGCGCCGCGCTGCTGGCGAAGGCCGACCTGGTCAGCGACATGGTGGGCGAGTTCCCCGAACTGCAAGGCATCATGGGTCGCTACTACGCCGCCCACGACGGCGAAGCCCCGGCCGTGGCCGACGCCATCGAAGCCCACTACAAGCCGCGCTTCAACGGCGACAGCCTGCCGGCCGGCAACGTCGCCGCCGCCGTGGCCCTGGCCGACAAGCTCGACGCGCTGGTGGCCTTCTTCGGCATCGGCCAGATCCCCACCGGCGACAAGGATCCCTTCGGCCTGCGGCGCGCCGCCCTGGGCGTGCTGCGCATCCTGATGGAATCGCCGCTGCCGCTGGATCTGGCGTCGCTGATCAGCGATGCCGCCGCCACCTTCCCCGTCGGCCGCCTGGCGACCGGCTTCGAGGCCCAGCTGCTGGACTTCATGCTGGAGCGCCTGCGCAATCTGCTGAAGGACACCGGCCACGAGCAGCGGCTGGTGGATGCGGTGCTGGCACTGATGCCGACCCGCATCGACGCGGTACCGGCCAAGCTCGCCGCGGTGAAGGCCTTCGTCGCCCTGCCGGAGGCGGAGGCCCTGGCCGCCGCCAACAAGCGCATCGTGAACATCCTGAAGAAGGCCGAGGGCTCGGCCCGCGAAGTGGATGTCGCCCTGTTCCAGGAAAGCGCCGAGAAGGCGCTGTTCACGCAGGTGACGGCGATCGCGCCGCAGGTGCATTCGCAGGTGGCCAACGCCGACTACACCGGTGCGCTGACCGCCCTGGCCGGCCTGCGCGGCGCGGTGGACACGTTCTTCGACGACGTGATGGTCAATGCCGATGAACCGCTGCTGCGCGCCAATCGTCTGGCGCTGCTGCATCAGTTGGCCGGGCTGATGAACCAGGTGGCCGACATTTCGCGCCTCTAG
- the glyQ gene encoding glycine--tRNA ligase subunit alpha, with protein sequence MSAKPTFQEVILRLQNFWDQQGCVLLQPYDIEVGAGTFHTATFLRAIGPEPWRAAYVQPSRRPKDGRYGENPNRLQHYYQYQVVLKPNPPNIQDLYLDSLRALGIDTAQHDIRFVEDDWESPTLGAWGLGWEVWLDGMEVTQFTYFQEVGSLPCKPVLGEITYGIERLAMYLQGVENVYDLVWAPGVTYGDVYHQNEVEQSTYNFEHSDVDWLFAQFAKYESEAKRLMGLNLPLPGFEMVMKASHTFNLLDARGAISVTERAAYIGRVRALAREVAQAYYDSRERLGFPMCAQGK encoded by the coding sequence ATGTCCGCAAAACCCACCTTCCAGGAGGTCATCCTCCGCCTGCAGAATTTCTGGGACCAGCAAGGCTGCGTCCTGCTTCAGCCCTACGACATCGAGGTCGGTGCCGGCACCTTCCACACCGCCACCTTCCTGCGCGCGATCGGCCCCGAGCCCTGGCGCGCAGCCTACGTGCAGCCTTCGCGCCGGCCCAAGGACGGCCGCTACGGCGAGAACCCCAACCGGCTCCAGCACTACTACCAGTACCAGGTGGTGCTGAAACCCAATCCGCCCAACATCCAGGACCTCTACCTGGATTCGCTGCGCGCGCTGGGCATCGACACCGCCCAGCACGACATCCGCTTCGTCGAGGACGACTGGGAAAGCCCGACCCTGGGCGCCTGGGGCCTGGGCTGGGAAGTGTGGCTGGACGGCATGGAGGTCACCCAGTTCACCTACTTCCAGGAAGTGGGCTCGCTGCCCTGCAAGCCGGTGCTGGGCGAGATCACCTACGGCATCGAGCGCCTGGCGATGTACCTGCAAGGCGTGGAGAACGTCTATGACCTGGTGTGGGCGCCCGGCGTCACCTACGGCGACGTCTATCACCAGAACGAGGTGGAGCAATCCACCTACAACTTCGAGCACTCCGACGTGGATTGGCTGTTCGCCCAGTTCGCCAAGTACGAATCCGAAGCCAAGCGCCTGATGGGCCTGAACCTGCCCCTGCCCGGCTTCGAGATGGTGATGAAGGCTTCCCACACCTTCAACCTGCTGGATGCCCGCGGCGCCATCTCCGTCACCGAGCGCGCCGCCTACATCGGCCGCGTCCGCGCCCTGGCCCGGGAAGTGGCCCAGGCCTACTACGATTCGCGGGAACGTCTCGGCTTCCCCATGTGCGCCCAGGGGAAGTGA
- the gmhB gene encoding D-glycero-beta-D-manno-heptose 1,7-bisphosphate 7-phosphatase, which yields MKLVILDRDGVINHDSDQFIKSPEEWRPIAGSLAAIARLNQWGYRVVVATNQSGVGRGLFEMDTLNAIHEKMVRAVAQVGGRIDAIFFCPHTNVDQCACRKPKPGMLEEIATRYSTDLTGVPAIGDSLRDLQAAASVGAQPMLVLTGKGQKTRLDPALPPDTLVFPDLAAAVAHITAA from the coding sequence ATGAAACTCGTCATCCTCGACCGCGACGGCGTCATCAACCACGACTCCGATCAGTTCATCAAGTCGCCCGAAGAATGGCGGCCCATCGCTGGCAGCCTGGCGGCGATCGCCCGGCTCAACCAGTGGGGCTACCGGGTGGTGGTCGCCACCAACCAGTCCGGCGTCGGCCGCGGGCTGTTCGAAATGGACACCCTGAACGCGATCCACGAAAAGATGGTGCGGGCGGTGGCCCAGGTGGGGGGGCGGATCGACGCCATTTTCTTCTGCCCGCACACCAACGTCGACCAATGCGCCTGCCGCAAGCCCAAGCCCGGGATGCTGGAGGAAATCGCCACCCGCTACAGCACCGACCTCACCGGCGTGCCGGCCATCGGTGACTCCCTGCGCGACCTGCAGGCCGCGGCCAGCGTCGGCGCGCAGCCGATGCTGGTGCTCACCGGCAAAGGCCAGAAGACCCGGCTCGACCCGGCGCTGCCGCCCGACACCCTGGTCTTCCCCGATCTCGCCGCCGCCGTCGCGCACATCACCGCCGCATGA
- a CDS encoding lysophospholipid acyltransferase family protein, producing the protein MMAALRSALFMAALALLTPPVTLLLLLCFWLPHHARLRLAQPWVRSVTWLIDHLLGIRCVVRGRENIPAGAAVVLVKHQSAWETIVLQTIFRDLIFVWKQEIKWLPFFGWALALTPMISIDRNAGRDALRQLKERGTERIRQGYSVAIFPEGTRMAPGQKGRYQAGGAFLAREAEAPVVPVALNSGESWGKNAFLKQPGTVTVSIGPAFDSRGLSTSEINSRAEAWIEGEMRHISPHLYRHENP; encoded by the coding sequence ATGATGGCCGCCCTGCGCTCCGCTCTGTTCATGGCCGCCCTGGCGCTGCTGACGCCGCCGGTCACGCTGCTGCTGCTGCTCTGCTTCTGGCTGCCGCATCACGCCCGGCTGCGCCTGGCGCAGCCCTGGGTACGCAGCGTCACCTGGCTGATCGACCACTTGCTGGGCATCCGCTGCGTGGTGCGGGGCCGGGAAAACATTCCCGCCGGCGCCGCCGTGGTGCTCGTCAAGCATCAGTCGGCCTGGGAAACCATCGTGTTGCAGACCATCTTCCGCGACCTGATCTTCGTCTGGAAACAGGAGATCAAGTGGCTGCCCTTCTTCGGCTGGGCGCTGGCCCTGACGCCGATGATCAGCATCGACCGCAACGCCGGCCGCGATGCCCTGCGCCAGCTCAAGGAACGCGGCACCGAGCGCATCCGCCAGGGCTATTCGGTCGCCATCTTCCCCGAGGGCACCCGCATGGCGCCCGGCCAGAAGGGGCGCTACCAGGCCGGCGGCGCCTTCCTCGCCCGCGAGGCCGAGGCGCCCGTGGTGCCCGTGGCCCTCAATTCCGGCGAATCCTGGGGCAAGAACGCCTTCCTCAAGCAGCCCGGCACGGTCACCGTCAGCATCGGCCCGGCCTTCGACAGCCGCGGTCTTTCCACCAGCGAGATCAACAGCCGGGCGGAAGCCTGGATCGAAGGCGAAATGCGCCACATCAGCCCCCACCTGTACCGCCATGAAAACCCGTAA
- a CDS encoding YgjP-like metallopeptidase domain-containing protein — MKTRNPQFALRLEAPAPDPDAAWHEGARLAYLGEHITLELATDRKQARLEGAVLHLPLPPEATARQVRDSAEAWLRAEAKRILNAAVARQSAEQGRPLPRLQLSFAARGNWAQADRKGLRCHWRLIEQTPQVIEQVIARAVAQLPQPAATQDLFAAA, encoded by the coding sequence ATGAAAACCCGTAATCCACAGTTCGCGCTGCGGCTCGAGGCGCCGGCTCCCGACCCCGACGCGGCGTGGCACGAAGGCGCCCGCCTGGCCTATCTGGGGGAGCACATCACGCTCGAATTGGCCACCGACCGCAAGCAGGCGCGGCTGGAAGGCGCGGTGCTGCATCTGCCACTGCCGCCGGAAGCCACCGCGCGGCAGGTGCGCGACAGCGCCGAAGCCTGGCTGCGCGCCGAGGCCAAGCGCATCCTGAATGCCGCCGTCGCCCGCCAATCCGCCGAGCAAGGCCGCCCCCTGCCGCGTTTGCAGCTATCGTTCGCCGCGCGCGGCAACTGGGCGCAAGCCGACCGGAAGGGGCTGCGTTGCCACTGGCGCCTGATCGAGCAGACGCCGCAAGTCATCGAACAGGTGATTGCGCGCGCCGTCGCCCAACTGCCGCAGCCCGCCGCCACCCAGGATCTATTCGCCGCCGCGTGA
- a CDS encoding enoyl-CoA hydratase produces the protein MHILTHIDAGVGIIEFNRPERRNAINGPMYAAMAEFLEAAAADPAVRVVMFTGQPGVFCAGNDLEEFLGAPADGAPPPPVARFLDLLQNYGKPLVAAVTGSAVGIGATLQLHCDLVYVAEDALLSMPFTRLGLVPELASSLLLPQRVGRARAAQVLLLGENYSGRQAAEWGLANEALPVAEVREKAFDAARRLAALPPGAVRDTRDLMRRAQAAAIQDALAAEAEVFMRRLGGPEVTEAVTAFFEKRAPDFSRFS, from the coding sequence ATGCACATCCTGACCCATATCGACGCCGGCGTCGGCATCATCGAATTCAATCGACCCGAACGGCGCAACGCCATCAACGGCCCGATGTACGCCGCCATGGCCGAATTCCTGGAGGCAGCGGCAGCCGATCCGGCGGTACGGGTGGTGATGTTCACCGGTCAGCCCGGCGTGTTCTGTGCCGGCAACGACCTGGAGGAATTCCTCGGCGCGCCGGCCGATGGCGCGCCGCCGCCGCCGGTCGCGCGCTTCCTCGATCTGCTGCAGAACTACGGCAAGCCGCTGGTCGCGGCGGTGACAGGCAGCGCCGTCGGCATCGGCGCCACCTTGCAGCTGCATTGCGACCTGGTCTACGTGGCCGAGGACGCGCTGCTCTCGATGCCCTTCACCCGCCTCGGCCTGGTGCCGGAACTGGCCTCCAGCCTGCTGCTGCCGCAGCGCGTCGGCCGCGCCCGGGCCGCTCAGGTCCTGTTGCTGGGCGAAAACTACAGCGGCCGCCAGGCGGCGGAATGGGGCCTGGCCAACGAGGCCCTGCCCGTGGCCGAGGTGCGAGAAAAGGCATTCGATGCCGCGCGCCGTCTGGCCGCCCTGCCGCCCGGGGCGGTGCGCGACACCCGTGACCTGATGCGCCGCGCCCAAGCGGCGGCGATCCAGGACGCGTTGGCGGCCGAGGCCGAAGTCTTCATGCGCCGCCTGGGCGGCCCCGAGGTCACCGAGGCCGTGACCGCCTTTTTCGAAAAGCGCGCGCCGGATTTCTCGCGCTTTTCCTGA
- a CDS encoding M48 family metallopeptidase, whose protein sequence is MNLPEQLPLFQQLPPATPVPRLRHVLLCGRVVAYELRQGKRRRLAMHIDERGLRVGSPRAVPLAEIEEFIRSHGEWVIAKLDEFSSRRVLRQLAIRDGQRLPLLGGEVDVRVTSGANRFHWRDALLELAARDGGDLDELARRALKTRALAVFGERLAHYAERMGHAPPPLSLSSARGRWGSCSLVSGIRLNWRLIHLPLELVDYVVVHELAHLREMNHSPRFWAEVARGCPDWRALRAELKLRGAEIPII, encoded by the coding sequence GTGAACCTTCCCGAGCAACTCCCGCTGTTCCAGCAGCTCCCCCCAGCCACGCCCGTTCCCCGACTACGGCACGTGCTGCTGTGCGGGCGGGTCGTCGCCTACGAGCTGCGCCAGGGCAAGCGGCGGCGTCTTGCCATGCACATCGACGAGCGCGGCCTGCGGGTGGGGTCGCCCCGCGCCGTGCCGCTGGCGGAAATCGAGGAATTCATCCGCAGCCACGGCGAATGGGTGATCGCCAAGCTCGACGAATTCTCCAGCCGCCGGGTGCTGCGCCAACTGGCGATCCGCGACGGACAGCGCCTGCCGCTGCTCGGCGGGGAAGTGGACGTGCGGGTGACGAGCGGCGCCAACCGTTTCCATTGGCGCGACGCCCTGCTGGAACTCGCGGCCCGCGACGGCGGCGATCTGGACGAACTGGCGCGGCGCGCCCTCAAGACCCGGGCACTGGCGGTGTTCGGCGAGCGCCTGGCCCATTACGCCGAACGGATGGGTCACGCGCCGCCGCCCCTGAGCCTGAGCTCGGCCCGCGGGCGCTGGGGCAGTTGCAGCCTGGTGAGCGGCATTCGCCTCAACTGGCGCCTGATTCACCTGCCGCTGGAACTGGTGGATTATGTGGTGGTGCATGAACTGGCCCATCTGCGGGAGATGAACCACAGTCCCCGCTTCTGGGCCGAAGTGGCCCGCGGCTGCCCCGACTGGCGCGCGCTGAGGGCCGAGCTCAAACTGCGCGGAGCGGAGATCCCGATCATCTGA
- a CDS encoding DUF2889 domain-containing protein, with protein sequence MSKILRRRILIVGGDRSVRADVEDNQHRFGIIVRHDGHRVVAVEADTTHVRSPWAQCPGATGNLPRLVGMALAPHPQAAYRHTASAEQCTHMFDLANLAIAHAARGTAQRLYDMEVHIDNFRAEVGPRGPVLSGRRRLLLHRDGELALDWPLEGDEITAGPHAGQNVRSMMRWVDASISDLDEIEAITVARRTLIVSLSLLFDMDNLPTGINERLQARTGACYAYQPALIPTLTRAQGNTRDFSDRPEGLLADRNPAR encoded by the coding sequence ATGAGCAAGATCCTGCGCCGCCGCATCCTGATCGTCGGCGGCGACCGCTCGGTGCGCGCCGACGTGGAAGACAACCAGCACCGTTTCGGCATCATCGTGCGCCATGACGGCCACCGGGTGGTGGCGGTGGAGGCCGACACCACCCATGTCCGCAGCCCGTGGGCGCAGTGTCCGGGCGCGACCGGCAACCTGCCGCGCCTGGTGGGAATGGCCCTGGCCCCCCACCCCCAGGCCGCCTACCGGCACACCGCCAGCGCCGAGCAATGCACCCACATGTTCGACCTGGCGAACCTGGCCATCGCCCATGCCGCGCGGGGCACCGCGCAGCGCCTCTACGACATGGAAGTCCACATCGACAATTTCCGCGCCGAAGTGGGGCCGCGCGGCCCCGTCCTTTCCGGACGGCGCCGGCTGCTGCTGCATCGCGACGGCGAACTGGCGCTGGACTGGCCCCTGGAGGGCGATGAAATCACCGCGGGGCCTCACGCCGGGCAGAACGTGCGCAGCATGATGCGCTGGGTGGATGCCTCGATCAGCGACCTGGACGAAATCGAGGCGATCACCGTCGCCCGCCGCACCCTGATCGTGTCCCTCTCCCTGCTGTTCGACATGGACAACCTCCCCACGGGGATCAACGAGAGGCTGCAGGCCCGCACCGGCGCCTGTTACGCCTATCAGCCCGCGCTGATTCCCACCCTCACCCGGGCGCAGGGCAACACGCGGGATTTTTCCGATCGCCCCGAGGGCCTGCTGGCGGATCGGAATCCTGCACGCTGA